The genomic stretch GCAAAAACCAAAAACCCGCGGGCAAATGTGCGCGCCGGGGAGGCGGTCTCCGCTCATGCGGTCGTAGCTATTCGACCGCCCTCCCCCCAGGGCCCGGCCGCGAGCGCTTCGGGTCCTTCCCCGGGGGGGCCGCCCACCGGGGCCCTGCAAAAGGCGCAATCCAGGCGCATGGCATGCAATCGGCGTTGCATCAGGGTCCCGCCTCAGATGATCCGCGTTAGCGCCGGGCTGGCCAACAGGGAGAATTCGCAGGTTCGTCGTCGTCTTGCTCAAGGGGGCAAGGCGTGCGCGCTTACTTACTCTCGAGATTTGGCCCGCGCACGGACAAAACTCCCGCGATGTCACGGCGAGCGCCCGCGCGCCTGGGCTCGGGAAGGACCCTGGCCGTCACCGATCCGTCCGCCCGGGCACAGCGGCATTAGCCCGGTCGAGTATGTTGCGCCGCACCGCGACGGGCAGCTTGGGCCAAAAGTTCGAACACGATGGTCAGGTTCACCGCGTCGTCGGGTGCCTAGCGCAGGCGCAGAGCCAGCACTTCGTCCGGAGCGCGCAAAGTGGCTGGTTGATGGGTTCATGGGATCGATCCGCGCATGCAAGGCTAGCAGCATTCGCATCGCTGCGATCGTTGCTGTCCCTCGGTTAGGCACATTCGTTCAGACCGTTAAACCGATGAAGTAGATGGACAGGTCCCACCGACTGCACGCCCGCCAAATTCTCCCGCCAGCATGCGCGAACCCGAACTCCCTTGGCGATTCATGCGCATCGCGCTCGTCTGCGCCTGCTGCTTGTTGGCAGGATGCGCCGGGCTTCCTGGTACCCGGCGGGCGAGCGTCTCCGAGCAGCTCAGTTGCCGTACGGGGCACGGGCTCGGAGCGGACAAACCACCTTGCCAGGCGCTGATCCCGGCAGGCATCGTGCTCGACGATGGCCTGACCGAAGACGAGGCGGTCACGTTGGGGCTGTGGAACAATCCCGCGTATCAGGAGCTGTTGGCCGACTTGCTGCTGACTCGGGCCGACATTATTGCTGCCGGGCAGCTTGCGAACCCGCAAATCACCAGCCTGTTTCCCGTGGGCGTCAAACAATGGGAGTTCTTCTTGATTCTCCCGATCGACGCAATCTATCTCCGGCCGCGGCGTGTCCTCGTGGCGCAACTGGAGGATCAGCGCGTTGCCGAACGGCTGGTACAGGATGGCCTGAATGTGATTCGCGACGTTCGCGTGGCGTACATCGATCTCTTGCTGGCCGAGCAGCGCTATCAATTGGCGTTGTACGGCGAGAATCTGCGCCAGGAGTTCAAGCGCGTGGCCGAGGCCAGACTGCGCGCCGGCGCGGTTGCGGAACTCGAGGTGTCGCCGATTCGCTTGGACACCCTGGCCAACGTCGAAGAAGTTGCCCGTACGGCGCGCGACATTGACCTGGCCCGCGAGCGGCTGCGGTTTCGGCTCGGGCTGGCCACGTTCGACGTTCCGCTCCGAACAGCGCCGCCGGCGGCGATCCAGTTGCCCCCGCTCGATCGGGAAGGATTGGTCGGCCTGGCAACATCGTCGCGGCCCGACCTTCGCGCCGCCCAGCTTGCATTTTCAGCGGCCGCTGAACGCCATACGTTATCGCTGTACGACTATTTCAACACGGGCGCGTTCCTCCCGGACATCAACAGCCGAGGGGAAAAAGGCTTCGAAGCCGGCCCGGGATTGCGCTTCGACCTGCCCATCCTCAACCAGAATCAAGGCAATCGGGCGCGGGCGATGGCCCAGGCCGAGCGGCTGCGGCGCACCTACGTCCTGTTGCGCGATACGGCGGCCAACGAAGTCCGATTGGCGTACTACCAACTGGAGCAGGCCGAGCAGACGTTGGCAATCTGGAAAGAACAGGTTGTTCCGCAAGCACAGGCGGCCGTCGAACATGCCCGCGCCGCTATGCTGGAGGACAACGTCGCGATGCTGGCCGTATTCGACACCACCCGGCAGTTGCTCAACAGTCGAGCCCGGGAACTCGATGCCGAGGCGGCCCTTCGTCGGGCTGTCGCCGAGTTGGAGCGCAGCGTCGGTCGCCGGCTCTTGTTCGACGGCCCCAGCGCGGCGACGATTGAGAGTATCCCGCCCCCGCCGGCCGCTCCCGATTTGCCGGCCAAACCAGCAGAAGGGCCCCCCCAGGATGCCCAGCAAGCTCCCGCGATCAACCTGTTTAGTCCTCCTCGCGGTCATCGGATGCAGCCGGGCAACCAAGAGCGAGCCTGAGTCGGCGACGAAACCGGCCGTGGTAGCACAACATCTCGACGAGCAGAGCCTGAACACGCTCACGTTGACCGACAAGGCTATCGAGCGTCTGGGAATTCGCACCGCCCCCATCGTCGCCGAGACGGTTGTCCGTCGCCGCACCTTCGGTGGCGAGATTTCGCTACCTCCCGGCCAGGCCCTGGTCGTCAGCGCACCAATGGCGGGCACGTTATCGGATCCTGCCACAGGTGGCATTCCTCGGCCCGGGAATCAGATCAGTGCGGGCCAGGCTGTGTTGTCGTTCACGCCTCTGCTCACGGCGGAGCGCGACGTGCTGACCCCATCGGAGCGCATTCGAGTTGCGCAGACGCGTGCCGATCTAGCTGCGGCTCAACTGGACGCCCAGCGCCAGATCGATTCGGCGACCGTTGCGATCGATGCTGCGCAGATCGACCACGATCGGGCTTTGGAATTGCTCAAAAACCGAGCCGGCAGCCAGGCCGCTGTCGATGCCGCCTACGCTCGCCTGCGACTTGCGCAGGAGTCCTTGGAAACGGCCCAGACGAGGCACAAGTTCCTCTCCGAGGTGGAACTCGATGAGCAAGCAGGCGAAGTCTTGCCGCGGCCCATCAACGCGCCAGTGTCGGGAGTGCTGCAGAGCATTAGCGTGACTTCCGGGGAATCCGTACACGCCGGTGCCGAGCTGTTCCGCGTGGTGAGGCTCGATCGCGTTTGGATCCGCGTGGCAGTGTTTGTGGGCGAACGGCACGACATCGCTGCGGGCCAATCTGCCGAAGTGCGTGAATATGGCCAGGACGCGGGCGTCGAGGCCGTTACGGCGCATCCGGTTGCCGCACCACCGTCGGCTGACGCCCAAGCTGCCTCGCTCGACCTGTTCTACGAGGCGGAGAACGCTCAGGGGAAGTTTTTTCCAGGACAAAAGGTGGCCGTCCTGGTGCCGCTGTCTGTGCGGGCGGAGAGCCTGGTGGTGCCATGGTCCGCCGTGATCTACGACATCCACGGTGGCGCTTGGGTGTATGAACGACTGGCGCAAAACGTATTTGCGCGCCGACGTGTCGAGGTCGATTTCATCGACGCGGGGCGCGCCGTGTTGGCGGCCGGGCCCGCACCAAGGACTGAAGTCGTCACCGACGGTTCCGCGGAACTCTACGGCACCGAGTTTGGGACCGGCAAGTAATGCTCCGC from Pirellulales bacterium encodes the following:
- a CDS encoding TolC family protein, coding for MREPELPWRFMRIALVCACCLLAGCAGLPGTRRASVSEQLSCRTGHGLGADKPPCQALIPAGIVLDDGLTEDEAVTLGLWNNPAYQELLADLLLTRADIIAAGQLANPQITSLFPVGVKQWEFFLILPIDAIYLRPRRVLVAQLEDQRVAERLVQDGLNVIRDVRVAYIDLLLAEQRYQLALYGENLRQEFKRVAEARLRAGAVAELEVSPIRLDTLANVEEVARTARDIDLARERLRFRLGLATFDVPLRTAPPAAIQLPPLDREGLVGLATSSRPDLRAAQLAFSAAAERHTLSLYDYFNTGAFLPDINSRGEKGFEAGPGLRFDLPILNQNQGNRARAMAQAERLRRTYVLLRDTAANEVRLAYYQLEQAEQTLAIWKEQVVPQAQAAVEHARAAMLEDNVAMLAVFDTTRQLLNSRARELDAEAALRRAVAELERSVGRRLLFDGPSAATIESIPPPPAAPDLPAKPAEGPPQDAQQAPAINLFSPPRGHRMQPGNQERA
- a CDS encoding efflux RND transporter periplasmic adaptor subunit, encoding MVAQHLDEQSLNTLTLTDKAIERLGIRTAPIVAETVVRRRTFGGEISLPPGQALVVSAPMAGTLSDPATGGIPRPGNQISAGQAVLSFTPLLTAERDVLTPSERIRVAQTRADLAAAQLDAQRQIDSATVAIDAAQIDHDRALELLKNRAGSQAAVDAAYARLRLAQESLETAQTRHKFLSEVELDEQAGEVLPRPINAPVSGVLQSISVTSGESVHAGAELFRVVRLDRVWIRVAVFVGERHDIAAGQSAEVREYGQDAGVEAVTAHPVAAPPSADAQAASLDLFYEAENAQGKFFPGQKVAVLVPLSVRAESLVVPWSAVIYDIHGGAWVYERLAQNVFARRRVEVDFIDAGRAVLAAGPAPRTEVVTDGSAELYGTEFGTGK